The proteins below come from a single Vibrio cyclitrophicus genomic window:
- a CDS encoding Lrp/AsnC family transcriptional regulator: MDRFDERILQELKLDGRISNIELSERIGLSASATLRRVQDLERKGIIQGYRAVLDNGLMGVGFIAYVSIGLSSHSKSAQLEFEQHVSMEKEVVECHNITGANEYLLRVETKDLPGYKKFHADVLGECAQVQSITTMVVMDTPKDER, from the coding sequence ATGGATAGATTTGACGAAAGGATATTGCAAGAGCTTAAATTGGACGGCAGAATCTCCAACATCGAGCTTTCAGAACGAATTGGCCTGTCAGCTTCAGCGACCCTAAGGCGAGTACAAGATCTCGAACGTAAAGGTATCATTCAAGGTTACCGCGCGGTTCTGGATAATGGCCTGATGGGTGTCGGCTTTATTGCTTATGTTTCGATTGGTTTATCGAGCCACAGCAAATCGGCTCAGCTAGAATTTGAACAGCATGTCAGCATGGAAAAAGAAGTGGTGGAATGCCACAACATTACCGGCGCTAACGAATATTTGCTGAGAGTAGAAACCAAAGATTTGCCGGGCTATAAGAAGTTTCATGCCGATGTGCTTGGGGAATGCGCTCAGGTTCAATCCATTACGACCATGGTTGTGATGGATACCCCCAAAGATGAACGCTAG
- a CDS encoding tetrathionate reductase subunit A, with product MDNKRRQFLKTGLAAGGVGAFAAGYATTTKHMVHGAIDGTAGKKTNHIHHGNSLETEYRVDEQGKITPNPNQRVAPSMCFGCWTLCGLRVRIDNRNDEILRISGNPYHPLSSDQQIPFKTPVKDAYIGLSGESGINNRSTACARGNGMLEIQNSPYRITQPLKRVGKRGEGKWEPISYEQLISEITEGGDLFGEGEVEGLRSIRDIETPLDPNNPEYGPKANQLLVTNAGNEGRDDILKRFAFNSYGTRNFGHHGSYCGYAFRAGSGAIMNDLDKFSHLKPDFNNAEFILFIGMSPAQAGNPFKRQARQLAEARTNGKLSYTIVTPSLPAGSSSLAAGDRNNWLPIKPGTDSALVLGMIQWIIENQRYNHDFLSRPSAKAMQKAGTTHWCNASHLVISDETHPQNGRMLRASDVGLLETGEPMSDDDGFIALDVTTSLMSSHIQVNEATLFVDQDVEIDGQTVRVKSSLQRLKEEAFKYDLAYYSEQCEIPQNQIIALAKRFTSYGTKAVVDTHGGNMHTNGFYNSFSILMLNALIGNINAKGGAMAKAGGYPTSVAGPRYDFTKFKGKTKPQGVFLSRSKFPYHKTSEYKRRVAAGESPYPTRAPWYPISAPLLTEHLSAAIDGYPYRAKAWINHMANPLYGVPGLDNLLGEKLKDPKQLGLIVSIDAFINETTALSDYLVPDTVTYESWGMATPWHGVATKAITARWPIVEPKTSRTQDGRAINLENFFIDLAKTLDLGGFGENAIKDSQGNWHGIHSAEDFYLRSAANLAFAKGGVPNVDAEDIVWSGLERLVPVMNKTLKPEEMLKVAYIFARGGRFEDATNAYTNETMKYKWTKPLAIWNEKLGTSRNTISGEQYMGCPTWYPQKLADGTPLAEQFPAKEWPFTLTNFKSNIHSAVSNLSPRLESIKGVNPVYIHPQDASSVGIKTGDVFAIETPSSTTHALAMVIDGIKPGTLGFEHGFGHKELGERAHWIGDTQQPVKMKSNDGVNINDIGLIDPTREGKGVMLDWVVGAAARQALPAKIYKV from the coding sequence ATGGATAACAAACGTCGTCAATTTTTGAAAACAGGCCTTGCTGCCGGTGGTGTTGGAGCTTTTGCTGCAGGTTATGCGACAACCACAAAACACATGGTTCACGGTGCTATTGATGGCACCGCAGGTAAGAAAACCAATCACATCCATCACGGTAATTCGTTAGAGACAGAATACCGTGTCGATGAACAAGGTAAAATCACACCGAATCCAAACCAACGCGTTGCACCATCAATGTGTTTTGGCTGCTGGACATTGTGTGGCTTGCGTGTACGTATCGATAATCGCAATGACGAGATCTTGCGTATCTCAGGCAATCCGTACCATCCGCTATCAAGCGACCAACAGATCCCATTCAAAACACCGGTAAAAGACGCCTACATTGGCTTGTCTGGTGAGTCAGGCATCAATAACCGCTCGACAGCCTGCGCCCGTGGTAATGGCATGTTAGAGATTCAAAATAGCCCTTACCGAATCACTCAACCGCTCAAACGTGTCGGTAAACGTGGTGAAGGCAAGTGGGAACCGATCAGCTACGAACAACTCATCTCTGAGATCACCGAGGGTGGTGACTTATTCGGTGAAGGTGAAGTTGAGGGCTTGCGATCGATTCGCGACATCGAAACACCACTTGATCCGAACAACCCTGAATACGGTCCTAAAGCCAACCAGTTACTAGTGACTAATGCCGGTAATGAAGGTCGTGATGACATCTTGAAGCGCTTTGCGTTTAACAGCTACGGAACACGCAACTTTGGTCACCACGGCTCTTACTGTGGTTACGCATTCCGCGCAGGTTCTGGCGCGATCATGAATGATTTAGACAAGTTCTCGCACTTAAAACCCGACTTCAACAACGCAGAGTTCATTCTTTTCATCGGTATGTCTCCAGCTCAAGCGGGTAACCCGTTCAAGCGTCAAGCAAGACAACTGGCTGAAGCTCGTACTAATGGAAAACTGAGCTACACCATTGTGACTCCAAGCCTTCCAGCAGGATCATCAAGCCTTGCGGCGGGCGATCGTAACAACTGGCTACCGATCAAACCTGGCACTGATTCAGCATTAGTCCTGGGCATGATCCAATGGATCATCGAAAACCAGCGCTACAATCACGATTTCTTGTCTCGCCCAAGCGCAAAAGCGATGCAAAAAGCAGGCACCACGCATTGGTGTAATGCTTCACACCTTGTGATCAGTGACGAAACACACCCACAAAATGGACGTATGCTTCGCGCATCGGATGTGGGTTTGCTAGAAACAGGCGAACCAATGTCTGATGATGATGGATTTATCGCACTAGATGTGACAACGTCACTGATGTCATCGCATATTCAGGTGAATGAAGCGACTCTGTTCGTCGATCAAGACGTCGAAATCGATGGTCAAACCGTTCGTGTTAAGTCTTCTCTACAAAGATTGAAGGAAGAAGCCTTCAAATACGACCTTGCTTATTACAGTGAGCAGTGTGAAATCCCGCAAAACCAAATTATTGCGCTGGCGAAACGCTTTACCAGCTACGGAACAAAAGCAGTCGTCGATACCCACGGTGGCAACATGCACACCAATGGCTTCTACAACTCGTTCTCTATTCTGATGCTGAACGCGCTGATCGGTAACATCAATGCTAAAGGCGGGGCGATGGCGAAAGCGGGTGGCTACCCAACTTCTGTTGCAGGCCCACGTTACGATTTTACTAAGTTCAAAGGTAAGACTAAGCCTCAAGGTGTGTTCTTATCTCGCAGCAAATTCCCGTACCACAAGACCAGCGAATACAAACGTCGTGTTGCCGCAGGTGAATCACCTTACCCAACACGCGCGCCGTGGTACCCAATCTCAGCGCCGCTTTTAACCGAGCATTTATCAGCTGCCATTGATGGCTACCCCTACCGCGCAAAAGCGTGGATTAACCACATGGCGAATCCACTTTATGGCGTTCCAGGCTTAGATAACTTACTAGGCGAAAAGCTTAAAGATCCTAAACAGCTTGGCTTGATCGTGTCTATCGATGCCTTCATCAATGAGACCACAGCGTTATCGGATTACCTCGTGCCAGACACAGTGACCTACGAAAGTTGGGGCATGGCAACTCCATGGCATGGCGTTGCGACCAAAGCGATCACCGCTCGTTGGCCGATAGTTGAGCCTAAAACCTCACGCACTCAAGACGGACGCGCCATCAACTTAGAGAACTTCTTTATTGATCTGGCAAAAACGCTTGATCTCGGTGGCTTCGGTGAAAATGCAATCAAAGACAGCCAAGGCAACTGGCACGGTATCCACAGTGCGGAAGACTTCTACCTGCGCTCTGCGGCTAACTTAGCATTTGCCAAAGGCGGCGTGCCGAATGTGGATGCAGAAGACATTGTTTGGTCTGGCCTTGAGCGCCTTGTACCTGTGATGAACAAAACGCTTAAGCCTGAAGAGATGCTAAAAGTGGCGTATATCTTTGCGCGTGGCGGTCGTTTTGAAGACGCAACCAATGCCTACACCAATGAAACCATGAAGTACAAATGGACCAAACCATTGGCTATTTGGAATGAAAAGCTTGGTACCTCTCGCAACACCATCAGTGGCGAGCAGTACATGGGTTGCCCGACATGGTATCCACAAAAGCTGGCAGATGGCACGCCATTAGCAGAGCAGTTCCCAGCAAAAGAGTGGCCATTTACTCTGACCAACTTTAAATCCAATATTCACAGTGCGGTATCTAACCTATCACCACGCTTAGAGTCGATCAAAGGCGTGAACCCGGTTTACATTCACCCACAAGACGCCTCTTCTGTAGGCATCAAAACCGGTGACGTATTTGCTATTGAAACACCGAGCTCAACCACACATGCGTTGGCGATGGTGATTGATGGCATCAAACCGGGCACATTAGGCTTTGAACATGGCTTTGGCCATAAAGAGCTCGGTGAACGTGCACACTGGATTGGAGACACACAACAACCAGTAAAAATGAAGTCAAACGATGGCGTTAACATCAATGATATTGGTTTAATTGATCCGACGAGAGAAGGCAAAGGTGTGATGCTGGATTGGGTTGTAGGCGCAGCAGCAAGACAAGCACTTCCGGCTAAGATCTACAAAGTCTAA
- a CDS encoding sensor histidine kinase — MTVRNLISIVSLCWLSLTAGMCLAAQTEQEITTTGTVESEQVIEVGVLAIRGKLSAQQRWQPTMDWLSERIPGKHFVLKPFNLEEMADAVKGVEVDFVITNPGQAVRLGRQYALSWMATMTSHNFEQSGASNTQSIGSALVVRRMSPYISLEQLSGKPIAAVSENAFGGYLTMRYQVMQQGLNPNHFFSNTQFLGFPIDASLYQLREGHIEAAVVPSCLVENMISEGLLVAGQYRIIENQAPEGFRCQVSTPLYPNWSFAKTERASSTLAKQMSQVLFAMPKSSAPAIAANASGWTSPTSLLSIDKLYQQLDMHPLQQPWWKEALIWLKYNQQWAWAFFILVVLLNAYHFWLEYKFSRSKKQLEAMLHKLKSKSEQLEHSQRIAVVGELGSSLAHEINQPLAAIRNYSEGGLLRISKNKPLTDIEPVFEKIQSQVDRADAIIQRLRNMIKKRSSEKSQTDIEQLLTDTIELLQFRLQKHKITVERHAVGKPIELYVDSVGLQQVIVNLINNATDACNAQMHREQSATSDIDNKNSEPPTIKVITEYQPDKMMLSVIDNGTGLDFTEQQVTQAFVSSKENGLGLGLAICQDVIEDHSGQMAIKSLTPHGCHVSVTLPFSLSNDS, encoded by the coding sequence GTGACAGTCCGAAACCTAATATCAATCGTTAGCCTTTGTTGGTTGAGCTTAACCGCAGGAATGTGTTTAGCCGCTCAAACGGAGCAAGAGATTACAACGACAGGCACTGTTGAGTCGGAACAGGTTATTGAGGTCGGTGTATTGGCTATTCGAGGCAAGCTTTCCGCTCAACAGCGTTGGCAGCCGACAATGGATTGGTTGTCGGAGCGCATTCCCGGAAAACACTTTGTTCTCAAGCCTTTCAACTTGGAAGAGATGGCCGACGCGGTAAAAGGTGTTGAGGTCGACTTTGTTATCACCAACCCCGGTCAGGCGGTTCGCTTAGGACGCCAGTATGCGCTCTCTTGGATGGCCACCATGACCAGTCATAACTTTGAACAGTCGGGAGCCAGCAATACGCAAAGTATTGGTTCGGCCTTGGTGGTGAGAAGAATGTCACCTTATATCTCGCTAGAACAATTGAGCGGTAAGCCGATTGCGGCGGTATCTGAAAATGCATTCGGTGGCTATTTAACAATGCGTTACCAAGTGATGCAACAAGGGCTTAATCCCAACCATTTTTTCTCTAACACCCAATTTTTAGGTTTTCCGATTGACGCCAGTTTGTATCAACTGCGTGAAGGGCACATTGAAGCGGCTGTCGTACCAAGCTGTTTAGTTGAGAACATGATCAGTGAAGGTTTGCTGGTGGCGGGACAATATCGAATTATCGAGAATCAAGCTCCAGAAGGATTCCGATGCCAAGTGTCTACGCCGTTGTACCCCAACTGGTCGTTTGCCAAAACAGAGCGGGCTTCTTCGACTCTGGCCAAACAGATGAGTCAGGTACTATTTGCGATGCCCAAAAGCAGTGCGCCCGCGATTGCAGCGAATGCATCGGGTTGGACATCACCGACAAGTCTGCTTTCGATAGACAAGCTTTATCAACAACTCGATATGCACCCACTACAACAACCTTGGTGGAAAGAGGCGTTAATCTGGCTTAAGTACAATCAGCAATGGGCATGGGCGTTCTTCATTCTTGTGGTGTTACTGAATGCTTACCACTTCTGGTTGGAGTACAAATTCAGTCGAAGTAAAAAGCAGTTGGAAGCCATGTTGCACAAGCTAAAAAGTAAGAGTGAGCAACTCGAGCACTCTCAACGCATTGCAGTCGTGGGCGAGTTGGGGAGCAGCCTCGCACATGAGATCAACCAACCTTTGGCGGCCATTCGTAACTACAGCGAAGGCGGTTTGTTACGGATTTCGAAGAACAAACCATTGACCGATATTGAACCTGTGTTCGAGAAGATTCAGTCGCAAGTGGATAGGGCTGATGCGATCATTCAACGTCTAAGAAACATGATAAAGAAACGCTCGTCTGAGAAGTCCCAGACTGACATCGAACAGTTACTCACCGACACCATCGAATTGCTGCAATTTCGATTACAGAAACACAAGATAACCGTTGAACGTCATGCCGTAGGTAAGCCTATTGAGCTGTATGTTGATTCGGTGGGGCTACAACAAGTGATTGTAAACCTGATCAACAATGCGACCGACGCATGTAATGCACAGATGCATCGTGAACAAAGCGCTACGTCTGATATTGATAACAAAAACAGCGAGCCACCAACAATTAAAGTGATTACCGAGTATCAACCGGATAAAATGATGCTGTCGGTTATCGATAACGGCACGGGTTTAGATTTCACCGAACAACAAGTCACTCAAGCCTTTGTGAGTAGCAAAGAAAACGGCTTGGGTTTAGGGCTTGCGATTTGCCAAGACGTGATTGAAGACCACAGCGGCCAAATGGCCATCAAATCATTGACTCCTCATGGCTGTCACGTCTCAGTGACGTTACCTTTTTCTCTTTCAAATGATTCATAA
- a CDS encoding LysE family translocator, giving the protein MPLEQLSALALFAFVSTFTPGPNNIMLMTSGANVGFARTIPHMLGIALGFAAMLLLVGFGLMGIFNAYPVSHQILKYLSLTYLVYLAIKIALSGKAKSTEAYKPMTFIGAASFQWVNPKGWSMALTAISVYSSGSSWWELAIIAAIFTLANLPSVTFWTAAGKQLQHWLTTPVRIKSFNYGMAGLLLASTIPML; this is encoded by the coding sequence ATGCCTTTAGAACAACTTAGCGCACTTGCCTTGTTTGCGTTTGTCTCGACGTTCACGCCGGGTCCAAATAACATCATGCTCATGACATCAGGTGCCAATGTTGGCTTTGCCCGTACTATTCCGCACATGCTTGGGATAGCTCTGGGATTTGCAGCCATGTTGTTGTTGGTTGGCTTCGGCTTAATGGGCATTTTCAACGCTTACCCTGTCTCTCACCAGATACTGAAATACCTAAGCCTGACTTACCTTGTGTACCTAGCAATTAAGATTGCATTGAGCGGCAAAGCAAAAAGCACCGAGGCTTATAAGCCCATGACCTTCATTGGCGCGGCAAGTTTTCAGTGGGTAAACCCGAAAGGTTGGTCAATGGCACTGACTGCGATTTCAGTGTACAGCAGTGGCAGTTCATGGTGGGAGCTTGCGATCATCGCGGCGATCTTTACGCTAGCCAACTTACCATCGGTGACCTTCTGGACGGCAGCAGGCAAACAGCTACAGCACTGGCTAACAACGCCGGTACGCATCAAAAGCTTTAATTACGGCATGGCGGGCTTACTGTTAGCCTCGACGATTCCGATGCTCTAA
- the dsrO gene encoding sulfate reduction electron transfer complex DsrMKJOP subunit DsrO: protein MDSLKRRFLSQFGKVSAGAALIPIAGINTAVASTAIRNNNQPDRKGEIGKRYAMAIDLRKCVGCQACTVGCSVENQAPIGQFRTTVKQYEVSLDDGSTAQQNVKSFMLPRLCNHCDNAPCIKVCPVQATFQREDGIVMVDNERCVACAYCVQACPYDARFINNDTLTADKCTFCAHRLEDGLLPACVETCVGGARVIGDLKDPNSEINRLLNENRDDIKVLKPEQNTNPHVFYIGMNERFVSHIEGQPAIYDPAAIDNSSFSKQDSAIAALGKQGETA from the coding sequence ATGGACTCATTGAAAAGACGGTTTCTCAGCCAATTCGGTAAAGTTTCCGCCGGTGCTGCGCTCATTCCCATTGCCGGAATCAACACCGCAGTCGCGAGCACAGCCATTCGCAATAACAACCAACCTGACCGCAAAGGCGAAATAGGTAAACGCTACGCGATGGCGATTGATTTACGTAAATGTGTTGGTTGTCAGGCATGTACTGTTGGCTGTAGCGTTGAAAACCAAGCGCCGATTGGCCAGTTCAGAACCACTGTAAAACAGTATGAAGTCTCCCTTGATGATGGTTCGACAGCTCAACAAAACGTGAAATCTTTCATGTTGCCTCGCCTTTGTAATCACTGTGACAACGCTCCCTGCATCAAGGTTTGTCCTGTTCAAGCGACCTTCCAACGTGAAGACGGCATTGTAATGGTCGACAACGAACGTTGTGTAGCTTGTGCTTACTGTGTTCAAGCTTGTCCTTACGACGCTCGATTCATCAATAACGACACCCTTACCGCAGACAAATGTACCTTCTGTGCGCACCGCCTTGAAGACGGCTTGCTGCCCGCTTGTGTCGAAACCTGTGTTGGTGGGGCGCGTGTCATTGGTGACCTCAAAGACCCAAACAGCGAGATCAACCGCCTGCTTAATGAAAATCGAGACGACATCAAGGTGCTCAAGCCAGAGCAGAATACCAACCCCCATGTTTTCTATATCGGCATGAACGAGCGTTTCGTTAGCCACATTGAAGGCCAACCTGCGATTTATGATCCAGCCGCCATCGATAACTCATCCTTTAGCAAACAAGACTCGGCAATCGCAGCACTAGGAAAACAAGGAGAGACAGCATGA
- the nrfD gene encoding NrfD/PsrC family molybdoenzyme membrane anchor subunit, whose protein sequence is MNITEVLVPAQEIAWLPWAVQYFFYIGSAYAAAILFLIALIFKNSTSHQFRSALVLVMAIGAIVGPLALTGDLHQPGRAWHFYAHITPWSWMSLGSLFLPLFSGLAVATAWVYLRDDIAQLKESENPLLKRLSWLTLGQWQVSAKLMIALAAATAISGLSIALYTGAEIAILASRPLWHQPASPLLWFTTAFFAATGLTLLIWALLPSNKPSLKPTDLALVQRTITLTGGLAIILTSIWASNHGHFNLYENDAWGINLGIMTTSILLCMILVLPLQRLSQSKLGIVCIALATIVSAWAVRWVTMMEVQTIPRFDVGPFPYELPMGSAGLLGIIGMCGLWLALALFASEIVSTGSTRTTGSSQKTKSKSNQNTPSPLNRSHSL, encoded by the coding sequence ATGAATATCACTGAGGTGTTAGTTCCCGCTCAAGAGATCGCTTGGCTACCGTGGGCGGTTCAATATTTCTTCTACATTGGTTCAGCTTACGCGGCAGCTATTCTGTTTTTGATTGCACTGATCTTCAAAAACTCGACCAGTCATCAATTTCGTTCTGCCCTTGTGCTTGTGATGGCCATCGGCGCAATTGTTGGCCCACTGGCACTAACCGGTGACTTACACCAACCTGGCCGTGCGTGGCACTTCTACGCTCACATCACACCTTGGTCATGGATGTCATTAGGCTCTCTGTTTCTTCCTCTGTTCTCTGGTCTGGCTGTCGCGACAGCTTGGGTTTACCTGCGTGATGACATCGCACAGCTTAAAGAGAGTGAAAACCCGCTTCTAAAGCGTTTGTCTTGGCTAACACTAGGGCAATGGCAGGTTTCAGCAAAACTGATGATTGCACTCGCTGCTGCGACCGCTATTTCTGGCTTAAGCATCGCGCTTTACACAGGCGCCGAGATTGCAATTTTGGCGAGCCGCCCGCTTTGGCATCAACCGGCTTCACCGCTGCTTTGGTTCACGACCGCATTCTTTGCTGCAACGGGTTTAACGCTGTTGATTTGGGCTCTGCTGCCTTCAAACAAGCCAAGCTTAAAACCGACAGACCTCGCTCTAGTACAAAGAACCATTACCTTAACAGGTGGCCTTGCCATCATTCTTACCTCGATTTGGGCATCTAACCATGGTCACTTCAACCTGTATGAGAACGACGCTTGGGGCATCAATTTAGGCATCATGACTACCAGCATTTTGCTATGCATGATCTTAGTTTTGCCACTGCAACGTCTATCTCAAAGCAAGCTAGGAATTGTCTGCATAGCGCTAGCGACCATCGTTTCAGCATGGGCGGTGCGTTGGGTCACCATGATGGAAGTTCAAACCATTCCACGTTTTGATGTAGGCCCATTCCCTTATGAACTGCCTATGGGTAGCGCTGGGTTACTTGGCATTATTGGTATGTGTGGCCTTTGGTTAGCGCTTGCGCTGTTCGCTTCTGAAATCGTGTCTACTGGATCGACAAGAACAACTGGCTCTTCACAAAAGACAAAATCTAAGTCAAACCAAAACACACCGTCACCACTTAACCGCTCACATAGCTTGTAG
- a CDS encoding c-type cytochrome, translating into MIKLNIKTQTLTLCIAALGSLSLSGFAQAAPNPMPEAAETCSGCHQADGKGMPNIAPMLAGLNADYLEHQLVLFSSGERQSAIMKGMADGVSDPAIRREVAEYFASLPSYEFSDLEQRGSQADIDNPYRKLVFQGDWDRNIPACATCHGPSGMGVDKFPRLASQHADYIQTQLNAWKNGTRKGDDLNMMGNIADKLTDDEIKNLSYYFASFRY; encoded by the coding sequence ATGATTAAGCTGAACATAAAAACTCAAACTCTAACGCTTTGCATCGCTGCTCTGGGAAGCCTTTCTTTATCCGGTTTTGCACAAGCAGCGCCTAATCCAATGCCAGAAGCCGCAGAAACCTGTAGCGGTTGCCACCAAGCCGACGGGAAAGGCATGCCTAACATCGCCCCTATGCTTGCAGGGCTCAATGCCGACTACCTCGAACATCAACTGGTCTTATTCTCAAGTGGCGAGCGTCAAAGCGCGATCATGAAAGGGATGGCGGATGGTGTATCTGATCCTGCGATTCGTCGTGAAGTTGCCGAGTACTTCGCTTCGCTTCCTTCTTATGAATTCAGCGATTTAGAACAGCGCGGCTCACAAGCTGATATTGATAACCCTTATCGTAAACTGGTATTCCAAGGCGATTGGGACCGCAACATTCCAGCTTGTGCAACCTGTCATGGGCCAAGTGGTATGGGCGTAGACAAATTCCCACGCTTAGCCAGTCAACACGCCGACTACATTCAAACTCAGCTCAACGCTTGGAAAAACGGCACTCGCAAGGGTGATGATTTGAACATGATGGGCAATATCGCGGACAAGTTGACCGACGATGAGATCAAAAACCTGTCTTACTACTTCGCATCTTTCCGATACTAA
- a CDS encoding c-type cytochrome: MKTLLLITATLASGIAYAEGELPDRQTELPAVEKPQDNKYLVPRDLVDIPAGEFGDKVKLGYSLFVDSQQMRGTFVGNEQNCVNCHMQAGMKANAAPLWGAYMAYPAYRKKNDKVNSYAERIQGCFTYSMNGLPPAVDSKEMVALTAYSYWLAMGGILDKNGMQDTPVPEISDADLQVGGKADSFPLPEELLSKYPIDDRSKLAGRGYPKIDNPEQEPSIARGEKVYQTSCQTCHGQNGEGIKGADGRSYLPPLWGENSFNWGAGMHRVNTAAYFIYENMPLGKSQQLSIQDAWDVAAFVNSHERPQDPRYKGDVAGNAKRYHNHQGYYGKEVDGHVLGSKAYPSGKEAIHEH; encoded by the coding sequence ATGAAAACATTACTCTTAATTACCGCAACCCTTGCTTCTGGAATCGCTTACGCCGAAGGTGAGTTACCCGATCGCCAAACCGAACTGCCAGCTGTTGAGAAACCACAAGATAACAAGTATCTGGTGCCACGAGACTTGGTCGATATTCCTGCAGGGGAGTTTGGCGACAAAGTTAAACTGGGTTATTCACTGTTTGTCGATTCACAACAGATGCGCGGTACGTTCGTCGGCAATGAACAAAACTGTGTCAACTGCCACATGCAAGCGGGCATGAAGGCGAATGCAGCACCTCTATGGGGAGCGTATATGGCCTACCCTGCTTACCGTAAGAAAAACGACAAGGTAAACAGCTACGCAGAACGTATCCAAGGCTGTTTCACTTATTCAATGAATGGCCTGCCACCAGCAGTAGACTCAAAAGAGATGGTCGCGCTCACGGCTTATTCATACTGGCTAGCGATGGGCGGCATCTTAGACAAGAACGGCATGCAAGACACGCCGGTTCCTGAGATCAGCGATGCCGATTTACAAGTCGGAGGAAAAGCAGATAGCTTCCCTCTTCCTGAAGAACTGCTAAGCAAATACCCAATCGATGACCGCAGCAAGTTGGCAGGTCGTGGCTACCCTAAGATTGATAACCCTGAACAAGAACCGTCGATAGCGCGTGGTGAAAAGGTTTACCAAACCAGCTGCCAAACCTGTCATGGTCAAAATGGCGAAGGCATTAAAGGGGCGGATGGCCGATCATACCTACCACCTCTTTGGGGCGAGAATTCGTTCAACTGGGGCGCAGGTATGCACCGAGTGAACACCGCCGCGTACTTCATCTACGAAAACATGCCGCTTGGAAAAAGCCAACAGCTCTCAATTCAGGATGCATGGGATGTGGCAGCGTTTGTAAACAGCCATGAACGCCCACAAGACCCACGATACAAGGGTGATGTTGCAGGCAATGCTAAGCGTTACCACAACCACCAAGGTTACTACGGTAAAGAAGTCGACGGTCATGTTCTGGGTTCAAAAGCGTACCCAAGTGGCAAGGAAGCGATTCACGAGCACTAA
- a CDS encoding LysR family transcriptional regulator: MPSTNQLLLFLDVVQQGSFTKAATLHDMDNSSLSKQIKKLEQDLGVQLLNRSTRSFSLTSAGEDILAQTYVLKDTINQIQGIADSYQSEPKGVLRITSPIYFGQQYLQPIITQFMRKYPDVQIVLSLDDKIANIIAGQFDIAFRFSKLVESNLIAKKIADSNFMLVASNDFVKEHGEPKTPQDLLALPAVIYTNGDMTVDHLRISEEPGGNTFQSLTIRGNYKVSDVRTMVSCVKDGLGYGFLDQSNLYASMKELGLVTLLPDYPISTIDTAIYAVYPHRKQTKLVKEFITTVQDYIGSPTIWEKMQQG, translated from the coding sequence GTGCCCAGTACTAATCAGTTGTTATTGTTCTTAGATGTGGTTCAACAAGGGTCGTTTACCAAAGCGGCAACCTTGCATGATATGGACAACTCATCACTCTCAAAACAAATAAAAAAGCTTGAGCAAGACCTAGGTGTTCAGCTGCTCAACCGTTCCACGCGCTCGTTCTCGCTGACGTCAGCAGGGGAAGATATTCTCGCACAAACTTATGTGTTGAAAGACACCATCAATCAGATCCAAGGTATTGCAGATTCGTACCAGTCTGAACCCAAAGGCGTGCTGCGAATTACGTCACCGATCTATTTTGGTCAGCAATACCTGCAACCTATCATCACTCAGTTCATGAGAAAGTACCCGGATGTTCAGATCGTACTGTCACTGGACGACAAAATTGCCAACATTATCGCAGGACAGTTTGATATCGCATTTCGCTTCAGTAAGCTCGTTGAATCCAACTTGATTGCCAAGAAGATTGCCGACAGTAATTTTATGTTGGTCGCGTCTAACGACTTTGTGAAAGAGCACGGTGAACCGAAGACGCCACAAGATCTACTCGCGTTACCCGCTGTGATTTATACCAATGGCGATATGACGGTTGATCATCTGCGTATCAGTGAAGAGCCGGGAGGAAATACTTTCCAGAGCCTAACGATTCGTGGCAACTATAAGGTGAGCGATGTTCGCACCATGGTGTCTTGTGTAAAAGATGGCTTAGGCTATGGCTTCCTTGACCAATCAAACCTGTATGCCTCAATGAAAGAACTTGGCTTGGTTACGTTGCTTCCGGATTACCCGATTTCTACAATCGATACCGCTATCTACGCTGTCTATCCGCACCGTAAGCAGACCAAACTGGTCAAAGAGTTCATTACTACGGTTCAAGACTATATTGGCTCTCCGACCATTTGGGAGAAGATGCAGCAAGGTTAG